Proteins from a genomic interval of Inediibacterium massiliense:
- the recR gene encoding recombination mediator RecR yields MNYYAAPIAKLIDEFSRLPGIGRKTAQRLAFHVLNMNIEDAQNLSQAIVDAKRNTRYCSECANITDMDPCYICRNTHRDSQLICVVEDPKDVIAMEKTKEFEGVYHVLHGAISPMEGIGPEEIKIKELLMRIQGKEIKEIILATNPTIEGEATAMYISKLIKPLGIKVTRIAHGIPVGGDLEYADEVTLSKALEGRREL; encoded by the coding sequence ATGAATTATTACGCAGCACCTATTGCAAAGCTTATAGATGAGTTTTCAAGACTTCCTGGCATAGGAAGAAAAACAGCTCAAAGACTTGCTTTTCATGTTTTAAATATGAATATAGAAGATGCACAAAATCTATCACAAGCTATTGTAGATGCTAAAAGAAATACTAGATATTGTTCAGAATGTGCTAATATTACAGATATGGATCCTTGCTATATATGTAGAAATACCCATAGAGATTCACAATTGATTTGTGTTGTAGAAGATCCTAAAGATGTGATTGCCATGGAAAAAACAAAAGAATTTGAAGGAGTCTATCATGTCCTTCATGGAGCTATTTCTCCTATGGAAGGAATAGGTCCTGAGGAAATTAAAATCAAAGAACTTTTAATGAGAATACAAGGAAAAGAAATCAAAGAAATCATATTAGCTACAAACCCTACCATAGAGGGAGAAGCCACAGCTATGTATATTTCAAAGCTTATAAAACCATTAGGAATCAAAGTTACAAGAATTGCTCATGGGATTCCTGTAGGAGGAGATTTGGAATATGCAGATGAAGTCACTTTATCCAAAGCATTAGAAGGAAGACGAGAATTATAA
- a CDS encoding YbaB/EbfC family nucleoid-associated protein → MAKGKGKMPMMPGNMNNMLKQVQKMQKEMEKMQGELEEKEVEASAGGGVVTVKVNGKKEVLDINIDPEAVDPDDVEMLQDLIIAAINEALRKADEMTSKEMGKITGGMNVPGLF, encoded by the coding sequence ATGGCAAAAGGTAAGGGCAAAATGCCAATGATGCCTGGAAATATGAATAATATGTTAAAGCAAGTACAAAAGATGCAAAAAGAAATGGAAAAGATGCAAGGAGAATTAGAAGAAAAAGAAGTAGAAGCAAGTGCTGGTGGCGGAGTAGTTACTGTAAAAGTAAATGGAAAAAAAGAAGTTTTAGATATAAATATTGATCCAGAAGCAGTAGATCCAGATGATGTTGAAATGCTACAAGATTTAATTATAGCTGCTATAAACGAGGCTTTAAGAAAAGCTGATGAGATGACGTCTAAAGAAATGGGAAAAATTACAGGAGGAATGAACGTTCCAGGTTTATTCTAG
- the dnaX gene encoding DNA polymerase III subunit gamma/tau produces MAYMALYRKWRPQVFEDVVGQEHITKTLKNQIRNNNIAHAYLFCGTRGTGKTSTAKIFARAVNCLQPKEYNPCNTCENCSGILHENIMDVIEIDAASNNGVDDIRELRENVQYPPTNGKYKVYIIDEVHMLSTGAFNALLKTLEEPPSYALFILATTEPHKIPATILSRCQRFDFKRVTETDLIDRMNHICTHMGIEVEEEALHLIARNSDGAMRDALSILDQCISFENGKITYEHVIDLLGTVSDEYLFKIVEAIANRETQNLIEQIEEIVSLGKDIQQFIKDLLQHYRNLMMTKVSNAPDRIIHMSKENIQRLREQENKISMNEIIRAIQELSSTLAEVKWTTQPRVFLEISMIKLSKPQMDVSIEGLVERIAQLEKVIQSGKIHIETQEEKSKDLDEKKEEKHKNPSVKRIPLESLKKGWSQILQVIKKRKISIYAVLMEGELVEVSGNQLIVSFKQGYGFHKEAAEKSPYKEFIEDVVTEMVGQKLHLKCVMEDELHTMPKGEQSKEDEEVQKIIELFGENQVEIIE; encoded by the coding sequence TATAGGAAGTGGAGGCCACAAGTTTTTGAAGATGTAGTAGGACAAGAGCATATTACAAAGACTTTAAAAAATCAAATCAGAAACAATAACATTGCTCATGCGTATCTTTTTTGTGGAACAAGGGGAACGGGAAAAACTTCTACAGCTAAAATATTTGCAAGAGCAGTAAACTGCCTTCAACCAAAAGAGTACAATCCATGTAATACATGTGAAAATTGTAGTGGAATATTACACGAAAATATTATGGATGTAATAGAAATAGATGCCGCTTCTAATAATGGGGTGGATGATATTAGAGAATTACGAGAAAATGTACAATATCCACCCACCAATGGAAAATATAAAGTATACATTATTGATGAGGTGCATATGCTCTCTACAGGTGCTTTTAATGCTCTTTTAAAAACTTTAGAAGAACCTCCTAGCTATGCATTATTTATTTTAGCTACTACAGAGCCTCATAAGATTCCTGCAACGATTTTATCAAGATGTCAAAGATTTGATTTTAAAAGAGTAACAGAAACAGATCTTATAGATCGAATGAATCATATTTGTACTCATATGGGTATTGAGGTAGAAGAAGAAGCACTTCATCTTATTGCAAGGAATTCAGATGGAGCCATGAGAGATGCTTTAAGCATATTAGATCAATGTATATCCTTTGAAAATGGTAAAATTACTTATGAACATGTAATAGATCTTTTAGGAACTGTAAGTGATGAGTATTTATTTAAAATAGTAGAAGCCATTGCCAATAGAGAGACACAAAATTTAATAGAACAAATTGAAGAAATAGTATCCTTGGGAAAAGATATACAACAATTTATAAAAGATTTATTACAGCATTATAGAAATCTGATGATGACAAAAGTATCCAATGCGCCAGATCGAATTATTCATATGTCCAAAGAAAATATACAAAGGCTTAGGGAACAAGAAAACAAAATATCTATGAATGAGATTATAAGGGCTATTCAAGAATTATCATCTACACTAGCAGAAGTCAAATGGACGACTCAGCCCCGAGTCTTTTTAGAAATTTCTATGATCAAACTTTCTAAACCACAAATGGATGTATCTATAGAGGGGTTAGTAGAGAGAATTGCTCAGCTAGAAAAAGTCATTCAGTCAGGAAAAATCCACATAGAAACGCAGGAAGAAAAATCTAAAGATTTGGATGAAAAAAAGGAAGAAAAACATAAAAATCCTTCTGTCAAAAGGATTCCATTAGAATCTTTAAAAAAAGGATGGAGTCAAATTTTGCAAGTGATAAAGAAAAGAAAAATTTCCATTTATGCAGTTTTAATGGAAGGAGAGCTTGTAGAGGTTTCTGGGAATCAACTCATTGTATCTTTTAAACAAGGATATGGATTTCATAAGGAAGCAGCAGAAAAAAGTCCTTATAAAGAATTTATTGAAGATGTTGTGACAGAAATGGTGGGGCAAAAGCTACATTTAAAATGCGTTATGGAAGATGAACTTCATACTATGCCTAAAGGAGAGCAGTCTAAAGAGGATGAAGAAGTACAAAAGATTATAGAGCTATTTGGAGAGAATCAAGTAGAAATTATAGAGTAA